In Candidatus Manganitrophaceae bacterium, the genomic stretch CTGGAGCGGGAATTGAGAAAGGCAAATTTAAGCCCATCAGAGGCTCTTAAATCAAAACAAATCCTGTCCGAGGTGAAAGAGAATGGGGTCCATTCAATTGAAGAACTTTTCGTGGCAATCGGGTATGGAAAAATTTCGACCCAACAAGTGATCCGCCCCCTGATTTTCGAACCGAAGATGAAAGAAAGCTTCAAGGACAAGATTATTAAACGTGTTGGTTTGGGCAGGAGCAAAGTTAAAGTAAAGGGATTGGATGATATCCTGATTCACCTTTCAAAATGTTGTTCTCCGGTTCCGGGCGATCAGATTATTGGCTTTATTACACGGGGTCGGGGCTTGTCAATCCATACCGTGGACTGCCCGAATATTGACGCACTTGATTACGACAAGGAACGTCTTGTCGAGGTGGATTGGGAGAAAGGCGGCGAATCGACGCATTCAATGGACATTACCGTCCTCACGGTTGACAAGCCGGGTCTCCTTGCCTCCGTATCCTCGTCGATTACGCGTTCAGGAGCCAATATCAGTCATGCTGAGATCATTACGACGGATGATAAGAGAGCGATGTTTCATTTTGTTATTGATATTGTCGACATCAGGCAACTGGATAAGGTTTTTAATAAGCTGGAATCCCTGGACGGGGTGTTACAGGTCCGTCGGGTCAGGAAGGGCTTAGACACCCATAACCTCCATTCAGATTCTGAGAATCTAAATCTTCTTGACAAAAATTAATCGATATGCAAACATCCCCAACGGGGTGCGGATTAAATTTTAGTTGGGGGACAAGGGCGTCTTTTCCAGTGATGGGGGCGCCTTTTTTGTGTTCCACCCTCCAAATGTATTGAAACGGAAACCATTCACTCAAGAAAAATGAGAATCCTGCGAATTGCTTTAGCTCAGATAAACTGTACCGTCGGAGACCTCTCTGGGAATGTCGAGAAAATCAGTGACGCGATCGACCGGGCAAGGAAGGATAAGGTCGATCTGATTGCTTTTCCGGAATTGGCGATCCCGGGTTATCCCCCTGAAGACCTTCTCCTTAAACCGCAGTTTATTGATGACAATTTGAATGCACTTGGCCAGGTGGTTCAGAAGAGCGACGGGATTACAGTTGTGGTCGGGTTCATTCACCGTGAGGAAGCGCTGTATAACGCCGCGGCCGTTATACATCACGGACGTATCGGCCTGGTCTATCAGAAATGCTACCTCCCTAATTACGGTGTTTTTGATGAAAACCGTTATTTTCATGCCGGGGAAACGGCACCTGTCTTTACCCTACAGGGCGTTTCTGTCGGCGTGAATATTTGTGAAGATATCTGGTATCCGGAAGGTCCTGTCCGTGCCCAATCCCTGGCAGGGGGGGCGGAGCTGATTGTCAATATTAACGCTTCTCCTTATCATGCTGAAAAGGGAAAGTTACGTGAAGAAATGCTGGCGGCGCGTGCCAGGGAAAATGCTGTCATGGTGGCTTACGTCAACATGGTGGGTGGACAGGATGAGCTCGTGTTTGATGGAGGAAGCCTCCTGTTTAATGAACAGGGAGTTCTTCAGGGGCGAGGGGAACAATTCGAAGAGTCATTGATGATCATGGATCTTTCCCTTGATGGTGTTTTACAGGCAAGATGGCGGAAATCCAGGCGGAGAAAAGTAAAATTGACAACCGATTTTCCTGAAGTAAAAAAATGGGTTTTCAGTGAAAAGAAAGAGAAGCTCAGGCGGAAGACGCGTGTTCCTGTTATTCTAAAAAAGTATGCTCTGCTGCGCGAGATTTATCATGCCCTGACCCTGGGGCTGACTGATTATGTCAGAAAAAACGGGTTCAAATGTGGAGTGATCGGTCTTTCAGGAGGAATTGATTCCGCCTTGACCGCTGCGATCGCCGTTGATGCCCTGGGAAAAGAAAATGTTGTCGGTGTGTTTATGCCGTCTCGTTATACCTCTCCGGAGAGTGTAGAAGATGTTCGGACCCTTGCTGAGAATCTGAAGATTCGCTTGATTACCCATTCTATTGAACCACTATTTCAATCCTATCTCTCCCTCCTTTCCAAGCCATTTAAAGGATGGGATGAGGACATCACAGAAGAAAACCTCCAGTCCCGTATTCGGGGAAATATTCTGATGGCCCTTTCGAACAAGTTTGGGTGGATTGTTCTGACGACAGGGAATAAGAGTGAGTTCAGTGTTGGATATACGACACTCTATGGTGATATGGCGGGCGGTTTTGCCGTCATCAAGGATATCTGGAAGCGATCTGTCTACAAGCTTGCAAGAGCGCGAAACAGATGGGGGAAACGGGTGATCCCTTCACGTATTTTAACCCGGCCTCCCACTGCAGAGTTGCGCCTGAACCAGACGGATCAGGACAGTCTTCCTCCTTATGATATCCTCGACCCGATATTGTGGGCTTATGTGGAGGAGGACAAGCGTTTTGATGAAATTGTGGCGATGGGTTTTGAGCAGGGGACCGTTTCAAGGGTGATTGCCCTGGTCGATGCGTCGGAGTTCAAACGAAGACAATCCCCGGTCGGGATCAAGATTACTCCGCGTGCCCTGGGGAAAGATCGCCGGATGCCGATTACCAACCGGTACCGTAGTTTTTATCAGGTGGAGAAAGAAACCAATGTGAAAGATGAAATGAACAGGAAGCGGAAGGAAAAAATCTCAGGAAAAAGGAGGAAAAAGATCGCATGACACCCAAAGAGGTAATGGAGTTTGCCCGAAAAAACAATGTAAAGCTGGTCGACTTTAAGTTTGTCGATTTTATAGGCAGCTGGCAGCACTTTGTAACGCCGATCAGTGAGTTCTCAGAGGAGATATTTGAAGAGGGATCCGGTTTTGACGGCTCAAGTATCCGCGGCTGGGCCGCGATCAACAACAGCGATATGCTGGCGGTTCCTGATCCTACCACAGCCATCATGGACCCTTTTGCGAAAATACCGACGCTTTCAGTGATTTGCACCATTAAGGATCCTATCCTGAATGTGGCTTACGAGAAAGATCCCCGTACGATTGCGAAAAAGGCAGAAGCATACCTGAAGTCAACAGGCATTGGTGATATTGCCTATTTCGGGCCCGAAGCCGAGTTTTTTATCTTCGACGGAATCCGTTTTGATCAGGGACCCGATTCCGGGTATTATTTTATCGAATCGGAAGAAGCGGCCTGGAATAGTGGCAAAGAGGGCGTGAACCTTGGCCACAAGCCCCGACATAAGCAGGGTTACTTTCCGGTCCCGCCAGTTGATAGCCAGGAAGATCTCCGGGGCGAAATGGTTCTCGAGATGGAAAAGGCCGGTATCCGGATCGAAAAAGAACATCACGAAGTGGCGACAGCCGGCCAGGCCGAAATAGACATGCGCTTTGACTCATTGGTGAAAATGGCTGATAAGCTCATGCTGTATAAATATATCGCCAAAAATGTCGCAAAACGGCATAACAAAACGGTGACCTTCATGCCGAAGCCCATTTTTGGGGACAACGGATCAGGAATGCACGTCCATCAGAGTATCTGGAAAAAGGGGGAGCCACTCTTCGCGGGGGATGACTATGCCGGAGTCAGCAAGATGTGTCTTTATTATATCGGCGGTATTTTAAAACATGCCACCGCTTTGGCAGCCTTGACAAATCCGACAACCAATTCCTACAAACGTCTCACGCCCGGCTTCGAGGCCCCGGTTAATCTGGCCTATTCGAGCCGGAATCGGAGTGCTTCTATCCGTATTCCGATGTATTCGAACAACCCGAAGACAAAGCGGATTGAAGTTCGGTTCCCGGATCCGACCTGCAACCCCTATCTGGCCTTCAGTGCCATGCTTCTGGCGGGACTGGACGGGATAGAGAACAAGATCGATCCCGGAGAAGCGGTTGATAAGAACCTTTATGAGCTGGACGCAAAAGAGGCGGCGGCACTTAAGACGATGCCGGCAAGTCTGGAAGAGGCATTGGATGCCTTGGAGGCCGATCATGCCTTCCTGCTGAAGGGGGATGTCTTTACAGAGGATATCATCCAGACCTGGATTTCCTATAAGAGAGAAAATGAGGTGGACGCAATTCGTGTCCGTCCGCATCCTTACGAATTTTCTCTTTATTACGACATTTAAAAAGGCGATTTGATCAACTAAGGAAGGGGGGTTTTGCCGATTGAGGTAGGCCCCTCTTTTCGTTGTTTTGATGACTGTATGTGCTTGTTTCTTTGTTTGTGCGTTGTTTGACAAAATCCGGCAGCTCTTATATAGTTAGAGCGGGACGGTCTGTCTTTTTTTTGAGAAATGGAGAAGTTTCAGTGAAATTTCAGGTCATTGAGGAGGCGCTCGCTGACCTCAAAAAGGGGAAGATGGTCATCCTCAGTGATGATGAGGATCGAGAAAATGAAGGCGATCTGGTCATTGCGGCGGAGAAGATCACCCATGAGGGGATCAACTTCATGGCGAAGCATGGCCGGGGTCTGATCTGTCTGACTCTCACCGAAGATCATGCAGAGCACTTGCAACTGAGTCCGATGACCCGTGAAAATACCTCTTCTTTCGGAACGAATTTTACAATTTCAATCGATTCCCGGAAAGGGGTGACTACTGGAATTTCTGCGATGGATCGTGCGATGACCATTCAGGCAGCGGTCAATCCCAAGGCGGAGCCGGATGATCTGGTTCGGCCCGGGCATATCTTCCCGATCAAGGCCCAAAATGGAGGAGTGTTAAAACGGGCGGGCCAGACGGAAGGCTCGGTCGATCTGGCCCGTTTGGCAGGTCTTATCCCGGCAGGGGTGATCTGCGAGATCATGAATGAAGATGGGTCAATGTCCCGTATGCCTGACCTGCTTGCGTTTGGCCGTCGCCATGGTCTGAGGTTGGTGACCATCAAGGACCTGATTGGATATCGAATGGTGCGGGAGTCCCTTGTTAAGCGCGTTGCCGAGGCAAATCTGCCAACGGAATATGGGGACTTCAAGGCGATCGCCTACCAGAATGAGATTGATCATGAGTGTCATATTGCGCTTGTGAAAGGAAAGGTCAAGGGAAAGCGGCCCGTTCTGGTTCGTGTCCATTCCGGATGCGTCACCGGGGACATCTTCGTTTCGAAACGTTGCGACTGTGGAGAGCAATTACATGCGGCCATGAAGCGGATTGAGCAGGAAAAGGCGGGTGTTCTGCTTTACCTGAATCAGGAGGGTCGGGGAATTGGTCTGGTCAACAAGCTCAAGGCCTATGCGCTCCAGGACAGTGGACGTGATACGGTCCAAGCGAACATTGATCTTGGTTTCAAGGATGATCTGAGGGATTATGGGATCGGAGCTCAAATATTGGTCGATCTTGGTCTCCGAAAAATCCGTTTAATGACTAATAATCCGAGAAAAATCGTTGGCTTGGATGGTTATGGTCTGGAAGTTAGCGAGCGTGTGCCGATCGAAGTTGCCCCTCACGAAAAAAATGTCCATTATCTTCGAACCAAGAAGGACAAGCTGGGACACATTTTAAGCCAGGTCTGACCGGAACAGAGAAGGCCTTTCGCGGGGGACTCCAATGAAGGTGCGTCGGTGGAAGGGGGGGAAGATTGGGGCCGGTTTGCGGTTTGGACTTATTGTCAGCAGGTTCAACCGACCGATTACCAATGGCCTTCTGAAGGGAGCGCTTGAGACTTTCGAAGAACGAGGGACGAGGCCTGAGGATATTGAAATTGCCTCTGTTCCAGGAGCCTTCGAGATCCCCGGTGTGGCGAAACAAATCGGGCTTCTGGGACGGTTTCATTCACTGGTCTGTTTGGGGGCGGTGATTCAAGGTGAAACCCCCCATTTTCACTATATATGTACCGAAGTCAGTCGAGGCATAGGCCAACTCTCGCTTGAACTCGGTTTGCCTGTTATCTTTGGTATCTTAACAACAACGACGGTAGAACAAGCCTCTGCCCGATCGGGTCGTCATAGAAACAGGGGATCAGAGGCGGCGTTGGCTGCGATCGAGATGGCACATTTGTATAAAAACTTTAAGTGAACAGGTCCTCTCTCTTTATCAGAAGGAGGGGGTGAAGCTGATAGTATCTAGATGGGATTCAGACGAAAATCAAGAGAATTGGCCCTTCAGGTTCTTTTTCAGGACGATTTTTGTCCGGGTCAAGATGGGCCAACAGCACGGGTTTCGATCCTGAAGAAGGCGGTCTCGCAAGTCCGGTCCTTTGCGGAACTTCTTGTGGAAGGGGTTTTTCTGCACCGGGATGAGATCGATCTGATTATTGGTCGTTACACGGAAAATTGGTCTCCTGAAAGGATGGCCCTGATAGATCGGTGTGTTCTTCGATTTTCCACCTTCGAACTTCTCTATCTAGAAGAGATCCCCCCGAAGGTGACGATTAATGAGGCGATCGAAATTGCAAAAAAATATGGGAATGAAGATTCTGGTGCGTTTGTAAACGGGATCCTGGATCACATTCATCAAGATTTAACGCCATTAAGGGCTGGTCACCAAAAGATTGAGACTTCTGGCGATGCAGATTAATCTTTTCTCTGGAAAATTGTCTAAATTGCGCTCTGAAGTCCTTGTTGTTTCTTGTTTTGAGGATGTTCGACCCTTGGGGGGTATGGCGGGTGAAATTGATTGGCTCTACGGTGGAATCATTTCAGGCTTGATGATGCAGAATAAAATGACCGGAAGATTAGGTGAAGTTCTTCTCGTTGCGCCACAAGATAAGCTCCAGGTGTCCAAGATCATTCTGGTTGGATTGGGAACGTGTGAGACATACAGCTATCCACAAATAAAATCCGTTGCCAGGCGCCTGTATCACTCGATAAATGGTCTGAATGTGCGTGAACGGGCGGTTGAACTCTTCGTCCCGGAAAATCAGGCGCTTGACCTGAGCCTTCTGATGGAATCTTTTTTGACCGGATGGCGCGCGGAGGCGAAAGCGATGGGGAAGAAGAAGGAATTTAACCTCACCTTCGTGATTAAGGAGGGAGAAGGGGCCAAGCGCCTTCAACAAAAGATTCTCAATGACCGAAATCTTTTGAAAGGCAATTATTCTCCCGAATCGAGGGCTATCACCGGTCCTACGTCGTACTCTTTTTCTTAATCAGGAGTCTGTCGGAGAAATAGAATCGTGACGAGGTGTATGAAAAATGGGCCTATTTTCCATTACCGCAGTAGATTCTTTATTTCTCTGACAAGCCTAAGATGGGATAGCGGAATATGATTGATCGGTACAGCCGACCCCGGATGTCTGCCATCTGGGCCTCAGCGAATAAGTACGAGATGTGGTTGAAGGTTGAGCTTCTTGCCTGTGAAGCCATGGTCCGTGAAGGAGAAGTTCCGGAGTCGGCCTTCAATGTAATTCGATCAAAAGCCAGGATTGATCCAGACCGGATCGACGCCCTGGAAAAGGTGGTTAAGCATGATGTGATCGCCTTCCTTTCCTCCATCACCGAGAAGGTGGGAGAAGAAGGACGCTTCCTCCACATGGGAATGACCTCCTCCGATGTACTCGATACCGCCCTTGCGCTCCAGATGCGTGAGGCGGCCGATCTTTTGATTGAAGATCTTGTTTCCCTCCTTGAACTTCTTAAAGAAAAAGCGGTGCAATATAAAGAGACCATTATGATCGGACGCTCCCACGGCATACATGGAGAACCGGTCACCTTTGGTCTGAAAATAGCGATATGGTATGCGGAGATGGAACGCAACCTTGTTCGCATGCGTGAAGCGAGGGAAATCATTTCATTCGGGAAAATTTCTGGCGCCATGGGGACCTATGCCCATCTCTCCCCCTCTGTTGAAGACTACGTGTGCGGTAAACTCGGACTGAAGCCTGAACCGGTTTCAAATCAGATTGTCCAAAGGGACCGTCATGCTCAGTATCTACAGGCCCTTGCTCTGATTGCGGCCAGCCTTGAGAAGTTTTCCGTAGAGATTCGACATCTTCAACGGACGGAGGTTCTTGAGGCGGAAGAGCCTTTTGAGACGGGGCAAAAGGGTTCATCGGCGATGCCGCATAAGCGCAACCCGGTCGGTTCAGAGAATATTTGCGGTTTGGCCCGGGTGATCCGGTCAAATGCCTCCGCTGCCCTTGAAGATATCCCCTTATGGCATGAGAGGGACATCAGCCATTCTTCGGTTGAACGGATTATTCTTCCGGACAGTACGGTGTTGCTTGATTATATGCTGGTCAGATTTACAAAGATCATGCGAGGTCTGGTTGTTTATCCGGATAGAATGCGCCAAAATCTTGAACGTACGGGTGGAACTCTCTTTTCGCAAAAGGTTCTGATTTGTCTCATTAAGAAAGGCATGGAGCGAGAGGAGGCTTATGAGATGGTCCAGAGAACCGCGATGTCGGTCTATGAAAAAGGGGGATCATTTAAAGAGTCTCTCAAAAAGGACCATAAGCTATCCTCTTATCTGAGCGCGAAGGAAGTGGATGCCT encodes the following:
- the glnA gene encoding type I glutamate--ammonia ligase: MTPKEVMEFARKNNVKLVDFKFVDFIGSWQHFVTPISEFSEEIFEEGSGFDGSSIRGWAAINNSDMLAVPDPTTAIMDPFAKIPTLSVICTIKDPILNVAYEKDPRTIAKKAEAYLKSTGIGDIAYFGPEAEFFIFDGIRFDQGPDSGYYFIESEEAAWNSGKEGVNLGHKPRHKQGYFPVPPVDSQEDLRGEMVLEMEKAGIRIEKEHHEVATAGQAEIDMRFDSLVKMADKLMLYKYIAKNVAKRHNKTVTFMPKPIFGDNGSGMHVHQSIWKKGEPLFAGDDYAGVSKMCLYYIGGILKHATALAALTNPTTNSYKRLTPGFEAPVNLAYSSRNRSASIRIPMYSNNPKTKRIEVRFPDPTCNPYLAFSAMLLAGLDGIENKIDPGEAVDKNLYELDAKEAAALKTMPASLEEALDALEADHAFLLKGDVFTEDIIQTWISYKRENEVDAIRVRPHPYEFSLYYDI
- the nusB gene encoding transcription antitermination factor NusB, with amino-acid sequence MGFRRKSRELALQVLFQDDFCPGQDGPTARVSILKKAVSQVRSFAELLVEGVFLHRDEIDLIIGRYTENWSPERMALIDRCVLRFSTFELLYLEEIPPKVTINEAIEIAKKYGNEDSGAFVNGILDHIHQDLTPLRAGHQKIETSGDAD
- a CDS encoding adenylosuccinate lyase: MIDRYSRPRMSAIWASANKYEMWLKVELLACEAMVREGEVPESAFNVIRSKARIDPDRIDALEKVVKHDVIAFLSSITEKVGEEGRFLHMGMTSSDVLDTALALQMREAADLLIEDLVSLLELLKEKAVQYKETIMIGRSHGIHGEPVTFGLKIAIWYAEMERNLVRMREAREIISFGKISGAMGTYAHLSPSVEDYVCGKLGLKPEPVSNQIVQRDRHAQYLQALALIAASLEKFSVEIRHLQRTEVLEAEEPFETGQKGSSAMPHKRNPVGSENICGLARVIRSNASAALEDIPLWHERDISHSSVERIILPDSTVLLDYMLVRFTKIMRGLVVYPDRMRQNLERTGGTLFSQKVLICLIKKGMEREEAYEMVQRTAMSVYEKGGSFKESLKKDHKLSSYLSAKEVDACFDPKQYLLHIDRVYKRVFHE
- a CDS encoding 6,7-dimethyl-8-ribityllumazine synthase, producing the protein MKVRRWKGGKIGAGLRFGLIVSRFNRPITNGLLKGALETFEERGTRPEDIEIASVPGAFEIPGVAKQIGLLGRFHSLVCLGAVIQGETPHFHYICTEVSRGIGQLSLELGLPVIFGILTTTTVEQASARSGRHRNRGSEAALAAIEMAHLYKNFK
- a CDS encoding bifunctional 3,4-dihydroxy-2-butanone-4-phosphate synthase/GTP cyclohydrolase II, whose translation is MKFQVIEEALADLKKGKMVILSDDEDRENEGDLVIAAEKITHEGINFMAKHGRGLICLTLTEDHAEHLQLSPMTRENTSSFGTNFTISIDSRKGVTTGISAMDRAMTIQAAVNPKAEPDDLVRPGHIFPIKAQNGGVLKRAGQTEGSVDLARLAGLIPAGVICEIMNEDGSMSRMPDLLAFGRRHGLRLVTIKDLIGYRMVRESLVKRVAEANLPTEYGDFKAIAYQNEIDHECHIALVKGKVKGKRPVLVRVHSGCVTGDIFVSKRCDCGEQLHAAMKRIEQEKAGVLLYLNQEGRGIGLVNKLKAYALQDSGRDTVQANIDLGFKDDLRDYGIGAQILVDLGLRKIRLMTNNPRKIVGLDGYGLEVSERVPIEVAPHEKNVHYLRTKKDKLGHILSQV
- a CDS encoding NAD+ synthase translates to MRILRIALAQINCTVGDLSGNVEKISDAIDRARKDKVDLIAFPELAIPGYPPEDLLLKPQFIDDNLNALGQVVQKSDGITVVVGFIHREEALYNAAAVIHHGRIGLVYQKCYLPNYGVFDENRYFHAGETAPVFTLQGVSVGVNICEDIWYPEGPVRAQSLAGGAELIVNINASPYHAEKGKLREEMLAARARENAVMVAYVNMVGGQDELVFDGGSLLFNEQGVLQGRGEQFEESLMIMDLSLDGVLQARWRKSRRRKVKLTTDFPEVKKWVFSEKKEKLRRKTRVPVILKKYALLREIYHALTLGLTDYVRKNGFKCGVIGLSGGIDSALTAAIAVDALGKENVVGVFMPSRYTSPESVEDVRTLAENLKIRLITHSIEPLFQSYLSLLSKPFKGWDEDITEENLQSRIRGNILMALSNKFGWIVLTTGNKSEFSVGYTTLYGDMAGGFAVIKDIWKRSVYKLARARNRWGKRVIPSRILTRPPTAELRLNQTDQDSLPPYDILDPILWAYVEEDKRFDEIVAMGFEQGTVSRVIALVDASEFKRRQSPVGIKITPRALGKDRRMPITNRYRSFYQVEKETNVKDEMNRKRKEKISGKRRKKIA